ATGATGTAATGCACATATTTGACTGCGGTCATTTCCAAGACCAATATCACCATACTTATATTTGACATGTAACACTGCAGCAGTTGGATGAGGTACAATGACAGCTGCTCGTGCCAGAAGATGGTCTCTGGGGGATACTTGTGATGGATTCGAGAGACTGCACATCACCCGCTGACTGATACCCCACTCGCCCAGGATCCTGTGGGACCTCATATATATTGTTGTAGGTCGAGAAGAAGTGATGAGGAAAAAATGAAGATAGGTTTTCTTGAAGAATGTAAGCCCGATCTCAAGACAGGAAAAAAAGCTATTGTACTACCTGTTCCTGCCGAATAAGTTTCAACATTTCCCGCCATTATTCGTCACTAGTCAACAGCTTTCGTCCGCCACTCCGTCCCGCGATGACTCAATTCAGGGCGTTATACACACGCGTACCGTGTGATCGGTGGGGCTAGTTTGATTTATGAGTCTTCAACCTTCGGATCTTCAGTCGCCGGACGAGTCACCCGGGCGATCGTATACTACACCCTTTGACTCGTGCGCCTTGCACGTGCAGGCCGCATGACCAACCCAATAGGGGCGGAGCTGCTTTATAATCCTGACTGCCTACGCCCTTTTGTTACCGCTATTGAGATGTGTCCATTGCGCTATGAATAGACGTTGCGAGACTTGGGACTTTCGTTGAGGAGGGTTCTCAATACCGGCCTTTTTCAAAGGTACCCATTAGCGTTTTGGTTCTGCCTGGGCTTAGCTATTTTCTCaagttctcttctcctcgctAGTCTACCTATAAATCTGTCCTTCTTTCCTAGTGGATTAGTTCCTTCTCCAAGTTTCTATTAGCGTTACGTTGTTGGCATGCCGCATTTACTCCACCACAGAAGACGCCATTCCTGGCCATACTGTGGACCAGGGCCCCGTCGCAACGTTCCACTTTTGCGAGTGGCAGAGCAGCAGACTGAACTCGAACAACAGTTTCTCACTCCGCTTGCTTCGGGCGACTATATCGAAGATGATGCTGCGTCCGCAGGAATCGTTCCTCCCAAGGCCACTCGCCCCCATTATCGCATTTGGCCCCATTCGAAGACCACAGTCGAACACACCATCCCCAGCACCGGCCGCAGCTatggctctggctctggatCCTTGCGGCGTATGATCCGCCCGCCGTTGGATAAGGCTCGGTCGCTTTTCGTCCTGCCCACCACGACTACTGCCGGTCAGAACGTCGTTATTTCATACTGGGTGCCGCAGAAACCTGTTATGCAGCCAGCTGCCCCTGATAGAGGTCGGGAACTTTCCAGTCTGCCTAAGCATTTGGCGGTTGATAGAAACCATCGCCGGTGTCACTCGGAGCAGCCGCGGTCTTGGAGGCGGCCGAGTGCAAGTTTGTGGACGCTTACCGAGGAGTGATTtcccgcttcttctttttctttttcatggGCTCCAATTTTGTAGTTTGCTTTGTTGACCATCATTGTCATGCTTGCAGTTGGTAATTTGGTTTTTGTGTTTATAAGATCCTTGCGGATTGGAAGGGGATGGAGTCATCTGCATTGCATTAGAGCGGCATCATAATGGG
The sequence above is a segment of the Aspergillus oryzae RIB40 DNA, chromosome 3 genome. Coding sequences within it:
- a CDS encoding uncharacterized protein (predicted protein), which translates into the protein MPHLLHHRRRHSWPYCGPGPRRNVPLLRVAEQQTELEQQFLTPLASGDYIEDDAASAGIVPPKATRPHYRIWPHSKTTVEHTIPSTGRSYGSGSGSLRRMIRPPLDKARSLFVLPTTTTAGQNVVISYWVPQKPVMQPAAPDRGRELSSLPKHLAVDRNHRRCHSEQPRSWRRPSASLWTLTEE